A window of the Oryzias melastigma strain HK-1 linkage group LG11, ASM292280v2, whole genome shotgun sequence genome harbors these coding sequences:
- the LOC112161885 gene encoding major histocompatibility complex class I-related gene protein, translating into MMDEVQIGYYDSNIKKAEPKQNWMRQLFKLQPQLGVFLSQTCIYNHQLFEANKNFVKQRLNQTEGSHVLQTLNGCEWDDESNETKAFDQYGYDGEDLISLDLQTMTWITPKAQAVVIKYLWDADKPRLDRNKNAYMSLCPGYLKDLLHYRSIFGQKTERPSVSLLQKTPSSLVSCHATGFYPDRADLFWRKDGEEIHEGVEKGEILPNNDGTFQMSSELSVSSVKQEDWRRYDCVFQLSGVKEDIIITLNKAKIQTNWVSPSEFPVHHYAIGVVAAVVLLLVLGGVLYWWRKRW; encoded by the exons ATGATGGATGAAGTTCAGATTGGTTACTACGACAGCAACATAAAGAAAGCAGAACCCAAACAGAACTGGATGAGACAACTGTTCAAACTACAACCCCAACTCGGAGTGTTTCTTTCCCAGACATGCATTTACAATCATCAACTCTTTGAGGCCAACAAGAATTTTGTCAAGCAGCGCTTAAACCAAACTGAAg GTTCTCATGTTCTTCAAACCCTGAACGGCTGTGAGTGGGACGATGAAAGCAATGAAACCAAAGCCTTCGATCAGTACGGATATGATGGAGAAGACCTCATCTCTCTAGACCTTCAGACCATGACATGGATTACTCCTAAAGCACAGGCTGTTGTCATCAAATATTTGTGGGATGCAGATAAACCGAGATTAGACCGCAATAAAAACGCATACATGTCACTGTGTCCTGGATACTTGAAGGACTTATTGCATTATAGGAGTATTTTTGGGCAGAAAACAG AGCGTCCTTCAGTGTCTCTCCTCCAGAAGACTCCCTCCTCTCTGGTCAGCTGTCATGCTACTGGATTTTATCCTGACAGAGCTGATCTGTTCTGGAGGAAAGATGGAGAGGAGATTCATGAGGGAGTGGAGAAGGGAGAGATCCTCCCCAACAATGATGGAACCTTCCAGATGAGCTCTGAGCTGAGTGTTTCATCAGTCAAACAAGAGGACTGGAGGAGGTATGACTGTGTGTTCCAGCTTTCTGGAGTAAAGGAAGACATCATCATCACACTGAACAAAGCAAAGATCCAGACAAACTGGG tttctcCTTCAGAGTTTCCAGTTCATCATTATGCAATTGGAGTTGTTGCTGCAGTGGTTCTGCTCCTGGTGCTCGGTGGAGTCCTCTACTGGTGGAGAAAGAGATGgtga
- the LOC112161861 gene encoding major histocompatibility complex class I-related gene protein, with the protein MKKLLILFFLCHTVSAVKHSLKFYLTGTSGTANFPEFVGTATIDDIEIGYCDSMKRRAEPKQDWIRNLTEKNPQQLKWYSQKCLGYQQLFKSYTEVFKKHLNQTEGFHILQRISGCEWNDESNEVEGFLRYGYDGEDFISLDLQSITWITPKTQAAEIKKLWDAEKARLVHMKNYYVSKCPKSLQEYLHYRMSFLQRTERTSVSLLQKTPSSPVSCHATGFYPDRAKLFWMKDGQEIHEGVEKGEILSNNDGTFQMSSELDVSLVKHEDWSRYDCVFQLYGVKEDIITTLDKAKIQTNWVSSSEFPIGPVIGGTAGVVLLLVISEVFCFCRKRNDFQAVYGDQEKEEKM; encoded by the exons ATGAAGAAATTATTGATTCTGTTCTTCCTCTGtcacacagtttctgcag TGAAACACTCCCTGAAGTTCTACCTTACTGGCACTTCTGGAACAGCAAACTTTCCAGAGTTTGTTGGTACAGCAACAATAGATGACATTGAGATTGGTTACTGTGACAGCATGAAGAGAAGAGCTGAACCTAAACAGGATTGGATAAGaaatctgacagaaaaaaatccccaaCAGCTTAAGTGGTATTCCCAGAAGTGTCTTGGATATCAGCAGCTCTTTAAGTCTTACACggaggtttttaagaaacatttaaaccaaACTGAAG gtTTTCACATTCTCCAAAGAATAAGTGGCTGTGAGTGGAATGATGAAAGTAATGAAGTCGAAGGGTTCCTTCGTTATGGATATGATGGAGAAGACTTCATCTCTTTGGACCTGCAGAGCATTACATGGATCACTCCTAAAACACAAGCTGCTGAGATAAAAAAATTGTGGGATGCAGAGAAAGCGAGATTAGTGCACATGAAAAATTAttatgtgtcaaagtgtcctaaATCCCTACAGGAATACTTGCACTACAGGATGAGTTTTCTGCAGAGAACAG AGCGTACTTCAGTGTCTCTTCTCCAGAAGACTCCCTCATCTCCAGTCAGCTGTCATGCCACTGGATTTTATCCTGACAGAGCAAAGCTATTTTGGATGAAAGATGGACAGGAGATTCATGAGGGAGTGGAGAAGGGAGAGATCCTCTCCAACAATGATGGAACCTTCCAGATGAGCTCTGAGCTGGATGTTTCATTAGTCAAACATGAGGACTGGAGTAGGTATGACTGTGTGTTCCAGCTCTATGGAGTAAAGGAAGACATCATCACCACACTGGACAAAGCAAAGATCCAGACAAACTGGG TTTCCTCCTCAGAGTTTCCAATTGGTCCTGTTATTGGAGGAACTGCTGGAGTGGTTCTGCTTCTGGTGATCAGTGAAGTGTTCTGCTTTTGTAGAAAAAGAAATG ACTTCCAGGCTGTTTATG gtgaccaagaaaaagaagaaaaaatgtga